One segment of Longimicrobiales bacterium DNA contains the following:
- a CDS encoding BatA domain-containing protein, whose product MNLLTPAFLVGLAALAVPLLIHLIRRERHDAVEFPSLMFLSRIPQPVVKRRRIRNWWLFALRCLALILIVGAFARPFVDRGPNAVASEDAAREVVILLDASYSMGYGDRWDRALAAARTAIDGLGPDDRASLVVFDGAARAVLQPTTDRARLRSALDSARAGSGVTRYTPALKLAQSILGSSQLTRREAILISDFQRAGWDGAAGAQLPGGAELRPVHITDAAAANIAVTHVTLNRSRVNDRERVSPIAHLANGGGESVRVGVTFAVGDRTLQTVEAEVPANGTTSVELQPVTLEDRAQRATVRSSDDALAADNTFHFMLEPAPGIRVLVVEPTGRDASLYLRRALDLAEDPPFSVTVKRGAVPTAAELERADVVVLNDVLPPEGDAGRRLVEWVRTGGGVVLATGDRTASSAWSESARTIGGGAPDRVIDRVEDGGGRLGFLEYSHPVFELFRAPRAGAFGAARFYRYRPVPAADARAAGDTSGTGATILARFDDGSVALVERSVGEGRALVWGSTLDSYWTNLALEPVYLPLVHQIVKRAAGFTPARPWSTAGQIVDVAVPQDMPLVVNTPRGDRVEVAAENTLLTMNEQGFYEVREARAGGSTLREHAVNVDVAESDLSMVDPAEMVAAVTSTAADTRASVAAGLAPAEQEKRQALWWYLLFVVFALLAAEAVFANRRAARPALR is encoded by the coding sequence ATGAACCTGCTCACGCCCGCATTCCTCGTCGGCCTCGCCGCGCTCGCGGTGCCGCTGCTCATCCATCTCATCCGGCGTGAGCGGCACGATGCCGTGGAGTTCCCGTCGCTCATGTTCCTGAGCCGGATCCCGCAGCCCGTCGTGAAGCGCCGCAGGATCCGTAACTGGTGGCTGTTCGCGCTGCGCTGCCTCGCGCTGATTCTCATTGTAGGTGCGTTCGCGCGACCGTTCGTGGACCGCGGCCCGAACGCTGTTGCATCGGAGGATGCCGCTCGCGAAGTCGTGATTCTGCTCGATGCCTCCTACAGCATGGGGTACGGTGACAGGTGGGACCGCGCGCTGGCAGCCGCACGGACGGCGATCGATGGGCTGGGTCCCGACGATCGTGCGTCGCTGGTCGTGTTCGACGGGGCCGCGCGCGCCGTCCTGCAACCCACGACGGATAGGGCCCGGCTGCGCAGCGCACTGGACAGCGCGCGCGCCGGTTCAGGTGTGACGCGGTATACGCCAGCGCTGAAGCTGGCTCAGAGCATTCTCGGTTCATCGCAGCTGACGCGCCGCGAGGCGATTCTCATATCCGACTTCCAGCGTGCCGGCTGGGATGGCGCGGCGGGAGCCCAGCTGCCCGGCGGTGCGGAGCTGCGGCCGGTGCACATCACGGACGCTGCGGCGGCGAACATCGCGGTCACGCACGTGACGCTGAACCGTTCGCGCGTAAACGACAGGGAGCGTGTCTCTCCGATCGCACATCTGGCGAACGGCGGTGGTGAGAGCGTGCGCGTGGGCGTCACGTTCGCCGTGGGTGACCGGACGCTGCAGACAGTGGAGGCCGAAGTGCCGGCGAACGGCACGACGAGTGTCGAGCTCCAGCCTGTGACACTCGAGGATCGCGCGCAGCGCGCGACGGTGCGCTCGAGCGATGATGCGCTCGCCGCCGACAACACGTTCCATTTCATGCTGGAGCCGGCACCGGGAATCCGCGTGCTCGTGGTGGAGCCGACGGGGCGGGATGCGAGCCTTTATCTCCGTCGTGCACTGGACCTGGCGGAGGACCCGCCGTTTTCGGTGACCGTAAAACGCGGAGCGGTGCCCACGGCCGCGGAGCTGGAGCGAGCGGATGTCGTGGTCCTGAACGACGTGCTGCCGCCCGAGGGTGATGCAGGTCGCCGGCTCGTGGAGTGGGTGCGTACCGGCGGCGGCGTCGTGCTGGCGACGGGCGATCGCACCGCGTCGTCGGCCTGGAGCGAGTCCGCGCGCACGATCGGCGGCGGCGCGCCCGACCGCGTGATCGACCGCGTGGAAGATGGCGGCGGGCGGCTCGGGTTCCTCGAGTACTCGCATCCCGTGTTCGAGCTGTTCCGCGCGCCGCGCGCGGGCGCTTTCGGTGCAGCGCGTTTCTATCGGTACCGGCCCGTGCCGGCAGCGGATGCCCGTGCCGCAGGGGACACGAGCGGAACGGGCGCCACGATTCTTGCGCGTTTCGATGATGGCAGCGTTGCGCTGGTGGAGCGGTCGGTGGGTGAAGGGCGCGCGCTGGTGTGGGGCAGCACGCTGGATTCGTACTGGACGAACCTCGCGCTCGAGCCCGTCTACCTGCCGCTGGTGCACCAGATCGTGAAGCGCGCGGCCGGGTTCACGCCCGCCCGACCGTGGAGCACTGCCGGTCAGATCGTCGACGTGGCCGTCCCGCAGGACATGCCGCTGGTGGTGAACACGCCGCGCGGCGACCGTGTGGAGGTCGCGGCCGAGAACACGCTGCTGACCATGAACGAGCAGGGTTTCTACGAGGTGCGTGAGGCACGCGCGGGAGGCAGCACGCTGCGCGAGCACGCCGTCAATGTGGATGTCGCGGAGTCGGACCTGAGCATGGTGGACCCGGCGGAAATGGTGGCCGCGGTGACGAGCACCGCTGCGGACACGAGAGCGAGCGTCGCGGCGGGCCTCGCGCCGGCGGAACAGGAGAAGCGGCAGGCGCTGTGGTGGTACCTGCTGTTCGTCGTATTCGCACTGCTCGCGGCAGAGGCGGTATTCGCCAATCGCCGGGCAGCGCGACCCGCACTACGGTGA
- a CDS encoding DUF4159 domain-containing protein: MMRVWLTLELHLTRLPFGRLARRAKPGALVRVAPALAFGALALTAVIASAQQRGMPADYVPYCFEPQDCPLAPYDGRLTFVRVYFDTRGGGGFGRRASREPPWHHDRPYAERNLSSIMREVSLARTFDGLTGGNVFALDDPEIFRYPVLWLSEPGFWVPTNEEVAGLRAYLLKGGFMIFDDYGGYDIRNLEEQLRRVLPELRPIQLTGAEPIFKSFFDIELGALTINQSNRRNPPTYWGLFEDNDPTKRQLVMMNHDNDIGEYMEYSASGFYAVDLSNDAYKLGVNYMMYALTH; this comes from the coding sequence ATGATGCGAGTGTGGCTAACGCTCGAACTCCACCTGACGCGACTGCCGTTCGGACGCCTGGCCCGGCGTGCGAAGCCCGGCGCACTCGTGCGGGTCGCACCGGCACTGGCGTTCGGTGCGCTGGCGCTCACGGCCGTGATCGCGTCGGCGCAGCAGCGTGGCATGCCGGCCGACTACGTCCCGTACTGCTTCGAGCCGCAGGACTGCCCGCTTGCGCCGTACGACGGGAGGCTCACGTTCGTCCGCGTGTATTTCGACACCCGTGGCGGCGGCGGCTTTGGCCGACGCGCGAGCCGCGAGCCGCCATGGCATCACGACCGGCCCTATGCCGAACGCAACCTGAGCAGCATTATGCGCGAGGTATCGCTCGCGCGGACGTTCGACGGGCTGACCGGCGGCAACGTGTTCGCGCTCGATGATCCGGAGATCTTCCGCTATCCGGTCCTGTGGCTTTCCGAGCCCGGCTTCTGGGTTCCGACCAATGAGGAAGTCGCGGGTCTGCGTGCGTACCTGCTCAAGGGCGGGTTCATGATCTTCGATGACTATGGCGGTTACGACATACGGAATCTCGAGGAGCAGCTGCGCCGGGTGTTGCCGGAGCTCCGGCCGATCCAGCTGACGGGTGCGGAGCCGATCTTCAAGTCGTTCTTCGACATCGAGCTCGGCGCACTGACGATCAACCAGAGCAACCGGCGCAATCCCCCGACGTACTGGGGCCTGTTCGAGGACAACGACCCGACGAAGCGGCAGCTGGTGATGATGAATCACGACAATGATATCGGCGAATACATGGAATACAGTGCCAGCGGCTTCTACGCCGTGGACCTGTCCAACGACGCGTACAAGCTCGGCGTCAACTACATGATGTACGCGCTGACGCACTGA
- a CDS encoding MoxR family ATPase: MATVIELSGLQENDDIQLAERMKEGADRIQAELGKLIIGQEQVIEHMLMSLFVGGNSLLIGVPGLAKTLLVHTLAQVLNLKFSRIQFTPDLMPSDITGTDIIQEDAETGRRQMVFAPGPIFANIVLADEINRTPPKTQAALLEAMQEHRVTIQGRTYSLEEPFHVFATQNPIELEGTYPLPEAQLDRFMFQIIIEHLPETEEMDVVRSTTAVQDHVFEHVVTGADLVAFQRLVRKVPVSEPVLRYAVNLVRASRPAEKHGATLLPGGAPDFVKEWVSYGASVRAAQYLVLGGKARALMRGRTHVSFEDVRALAHPVLRHRILTNFHAESERVTTDRIIDRLLEAVPVPKSGM, from the coding sequence TTGGCGACGGTAATCGAGCTGTCCGGGCTGCAGGAGAACGATGACATCCAGCTCGCCGAGCGGATGAAGGAGGGTGCAGACCGGATCCAGGCGGAGCTGGGCAAGCTGATCATCGGCCAGGAGCAGGTGATCGAGCATATGTTGATGTCGCTGTTCGTTGGCGGCAACTCCCTTCTCATCGGCGTGCCCGGCCTCGCGAAGACACTCCTGGTGCATACGCTCGCGCAGGTGCTGAACCTGAAATTCTCACGCATCCAGTTCACGCCGGATCTGATGCCGTCTGACATCACGGGCACGGACATCATCCAGGAGGATGCGGAGACGGGGCGCCGCCAGATGGTATTCGCGCCCGGCCCTATCTTCGCCAACATCGTGCTGGCGGATGAGATCAACCGGACGCCGCCGAAGACGCAGGCGGCGCTGCTGGAAGCGATGCAGGAACATCGCGTGACGATCCAGGGCCGCACGTACAGCCTCGAGGAGCCGTTCCACGTCTTCGCGACCCAGAACCCGATCGAGCTGGAGGGCACGTACCCGCTGCCGGAAGCGCAGCTGGACCGCTTCATGTTCCAGATCATCATCGAGCATCTCCCGGAGACGGAGGAGATGGACGTGGTGCGCTCCACTACGGCAGTGCAGGATCACGTGTTCGAGCACGTCGTGACGGGCGCCGACCTGGTGGCGTTCCAGCGGCTGGTGCGCAAGGTGCCCGTGTCGGAGCCGGTGCTGCGCTACGCGGTGAACCTGGTGCGTGCGAGCCGTCCGGCCGAGAAGCATGGCGCGACTCTGCTGCCGGGTGGCGCGCCCGACTTCGTGAAGGAGTGGGTGTCCTACGGCGCGAGCGTGCGGGCGGCGCAGTATCTGGTGCTCGGCGGGAAGGCGCGCGCGCTCATGCGCGGCCGCACGCATGTATCGTTCGAGGATGTCCGTGCGCTCGCCCATCCGGTGCTGCGTCACCGGATCCTGACCAATTTCCACGCGGAGTCGGAGCGGGTAACGACGGACCGCATCATCGATCGCCTGCTCGAGGCCGTTCCGGTACCGAAGTCGGGGATGTGA
- a CDS encoding DUF58 domain-containing protein translates to MRLRHSVQPIPGTGFIDPKTLSRIDNLELLARTVVDGFINGLHRAPYLGMSLDFAEHRAYYPGDDIRRIDWRLFARTDRYYVKEYEADTNSNFTVLLDVSKSMSYGGAGIRKLEYAKYLAASLSYFSREQRDRVGLLTFDSEIVDYVPPSAKHLDVVLHTIDRVKADRAGSLDSSLRKATELLRRRGLIAIISDLYEDPDRVQSAVGMLRHRGHDVIVFHILDRTEIDLEGAAGSVSLDEATSFEDLETGERIPVITPAVRERYRNLMQEHIGAIRRKLTELRIDYAMFDTSTPLDDALFAYLAARERLTRGTARSGGGR, encoded by the coding sequence GTGAGACTGCGGCATTCCGTCCAGCCGATCCCGGGCACCGGGTTCATCGATCCGAAGACTCTGTCGCGGATCGACAACCTGGAGCTGCTGGCGCGCACGGTCGTCGATGGTTTCATCAACGGCCTGCATCGCGCACCGTACCTCGGCATGTCGCTCGATTTCGCGGAGCACCGTGCATACTACCCGGGCGATGACATCCGACGTATCGACTGGCGGCTCTTCGCGCGGACGGACCGCTACTACGTGAAGGAGTACGAGGCGGACACCAACTCGAACTTCACGGTGCTGCTCGATGTGTCGAAGTCCATGTCGTATGGCGGCGCGGGCATCCGGAAGCTCGAGTACGCGAAGTACCTGGCGGCATCGCTGTCATACTTCTCCCGCGAGCAGCGCGACCGGGTCGGGCTGCTCACGTTCGACAGTGAGATCGTGGATTATGTCCCGCCATCCGCGAAGCACCTGGACGTGGTGCTGCACACGATCGATCGCGTGAAGGCGGACCGCGCGGGCTCGCTCGACAGCTCCCTGCGCAAGGCGACCGAGCTGCTGCGCCGGCGCGGTCTGATCGCGATCATCTCTGACCTGTACGAGGACCCCGACCGGGTGCAGTCGGCCGTCGGCATGCTCCGCCACCGCGGTCATGATGTCATTGTGTTCCACATACTGGACCGCACCGAGATCGACCTGGAGGGTGCGGCGGGCAGTGTATCGCTGGACGAGGCGACCAGCTTCGAGGATCTCGAGACGGGCGAGCGCATTCCGGTCATCACGCCGGCCGTGCGTGAGCGGTATCGCAACCTCATGCAGGAGCACATCGGCGCGATCCGGCGGAAGCTGACGGAGCTGCGGATCGATTACGCGATGTTCGACACATCCACGCCGCTCGATGACGCGCTGTTCGCCTACCTGGCGGCGCGCGAGCGGCTGACGCGTGGTACCGCGCGGTCGGGAGGAGGGCGCTGA